From one Phycodurus eques isolate BA_2022a chromosome 19, UOR_Pequ_1.1, whole genome shotgun sequence genomic stretch:
- the LOC133417876 gene encoding chondroadherin-like isoform X2, translating into MRRAFHAAGDGARLPTAAKTWNGLRTDGTPFELLMSDEAFAGVTALTSLHVNNNKLRWLPRSLELSRVSNLTVANNPWTCTCQLAPLRRWMDANSRRRTEAICASPPAQRGKPVRDSAAFAACRVKPKRTKMAARH; encoded by the exons ATGAGAAGAGCCTTTCACGCAGCCGGCGACGGCGCCAGGCTTCCCACGGCCGCCAAGACCTGGAACGGCCTCCGCACGGACGGAACGCCATTTGAGCTACTA ATGTCAGACGAGGCGTTCGCAGGCGTGACGGCGCTCACGTCGCTGcacgtcaacaacaacaaactccGCTGGCTTCCGAGGAGCTTGGAGCTGTCGCGCGTGTCCAATCTGACCGTGGCCAACAATCCCTGGACGTGCACCTGCCAGCTGGCACCGCTACGCAG GTGGATGGACGCCAACAGCCGCAGGCGAACGGAGGCCATCTGCGCGTCGCCGCCGGCGCAGAGGGGCAAGCCGGTCCGAGACAGCGCCGCCTTCGCCGCCTGCCGGGTCAAGCCCAAAAGAACCAAGATGGCCGCACGCCACTGA
- the LOC133417876 gene encoding chondroadherin-like isoform X3 codes for MVKCGEMSDEAFAGVTALTSLHVNNNKLRWLPRSLELSRVSNLTVANNPWTCTCQLAPLRRWMDANSRRRTEAICASPPAQRGKPVRDSAAFAACRVKPKRTKMAARH; via the exons ATGGTTAAATGCGGCGAG ATGTCAGACGAGGCGTTCGCAGGCGTGACGGCGCTCACGTCGCTGcacgtcaacaacaacaaactccGCTGGCTTCCGAGGAGCTTGGAGCTGTCGCGCGTGTCCAATCTGACCGTGGCCAACAATCCCTGGACGTGCACCTGCCAGCTGGCACCGCTACGCAG GTGGATGGACGCCAACAGCCGCAGGCGAACGGAGGCCATCTGCGCGTCGCCGCCGGCGCAGAGGGGCAAGCCGGTCCGAGACAGCGCCGCCTTCGCCGCCTGCCGGGTCAAGCCCAAAAGAACCAAGATGGCCGCACGCCACTGA
- the LOC133417876 gene encoding chondroadherin-like isoform X1, translated as MLLLCFRCFCALSDVAVVALLMFLRCFRWCFCAVSDVVVVFQMSDEAFAGVTALTSLHVNNNKLRWLPRSLELSRVSNLTVANNPWTCTCQLAPLRRWMDANSRRRTEAICASPPAQRGKPVRDSAAFAACRVKPKRTKMAARH; from the exons atgttgttgttgtgtttccgATGCTTTTGTGCTCTTTCCGATGTTGCCGTTGTGGCGCTGCTGATGTTTTTGCGGTGTTTCCGATGGTGTTTTTGTGCTGTTTCTGATGTCGTCGTCGTGTTTCAGATGTCAGACGAGGCGTTCGCAGGCGTGACGGCGCTCACGTCGCTGcacgtcaacaacaacaaactccGCTGGCTTCCGAGGAGCTTGGAGCTGTCGCGCGTGTCCAATCTGACCGTGGCCAACAATCCCTGGACGTGCACCTGCCAGCTGGCACCGCTACGCAG GTGGATGGACGCCAACAGCCGCAGGCGAACGGAGGCCATCTGCGCGTCGCCGCCGGCGCAGAGGGGCAAGCCGGTCCGAGACAGCGCCGCCTTCGCCGCCTGCCGGGTCAAGCCCAAAAGAACCAAGATGGCCGCACGCCACTGA
- the LOC133417718 gene encoding antigen peptide transporter 2-like isoform X1, translating to MSSLVLLAFPLLLVDVLLTWTFCSGLPLPGGLGAAEQWASAALKYVLLHVVARMAAAGKQRAAAYGLAALLALLPAVLRSCRDLAGAPAEPGGPPGTGGALRPALCSVLSFLVWEAGFGGDGGSTREGEPRPDARRLLARLLQYVRADFLFLSAGFVFIILTVACDTSVPLFQGKVTDVLRGGTLDADFYCGVAMLACFSVGSCVFSGLRSGFFKITHARLNKRLKVAVFRALLSQEVLFFEENDPGSLCSRLHSDVHRMSLTVALNANAALRSSVKAVLMLAAMSCLSPALTALACVEIFAVAAVQKRQVRRDKESKEQTQDSLARLQKLSHQSLAGIRTVRSFRGQSDEARRFRRELETLRDVRTRAARHKAVFVLLRRLGGLLTKTATLLAARSLASGGRLSVGTLLTFLLFRKPMSHNLKEIFVSCGDTLATAGIISKVFGYLDRSPKRRPDGCLAPDALRGTVEFRNVTFGYPSVPWDKPALKDVSMVLEAGKVTALVGPSGSGKTSLVGLLKRLYEPQRGTILMDGQPLHAYHNAYLHRKVVSVSQNPVLLRGSLRYNVEYSLEDCDFRRVREVAVKIKAYELLAKLEANYHAVSAHFPPFPVYFLSTTCPRVARRCGRGRRASVGGREAEPGAGAGTGAGTACPPPGRGHQPHGRPRATGRPRGGSRLRVYGPDGGAPSGQRRASRPRRLHGGRRGDGGGDARAANGQEGALPQTQGGALQPHRSLRHFRPVGRSALCKAVAADDDHVTGFHGTRPPEKQIEELY from the exons ATGTCTTCGCTCGTGCTTCTTGCGTTCCCGCTGCTGCTGGTGGACGTGTTGCTCACGTGGACCTTCTGCAGCGGTCTTCCGCTCCCGGGCGGCCTCGGCGCGGCGGAGCAGTGGGCTTCGGCGGCCCTCAAGTACGTGCTCCTTCACGTCGTGGCGCGCATGGCGGCGGCCGGGAAGCAACGGGCGGCGGCGTACGGGCTGGCCGCGCTGCTCGCCCTCCTGCCGGCCGTCCTCCGAAGTTGCCGTGACCTGGCGGGGGCCCCCGCGGAGCCCGGCGGGCCCCCCGGGACGGGCGGCGCCCTGCGGCCGGCGCTGTGCTCGGTGCTGAGTTTTCTGGTTTGGGAGGCGGGCTTCGGCGGCGACGGCGGGTCGACGCGGGAGGGCGAGCCGCGACCGGATGCTCGCCGCCTGCTCGCCAGGCTGCTTCAGTACGTCAGAGCCGACTTCCTCTTCCTGTCTGCGGGCTTCGTCTTCATCATCCTCACCGTGGCCT GCGACACGTCGGTGCCGCTGTTCCAGGGCAAGGTGACGGACGTGCTCCGAGGCGGAACGCTCGACGCCGACTTCTACTGTGGCGTGGCGATGCTGGCGTGCTTCTCTGTGGGCAG CTGCGTTTTCTCGGGCCTGAGGTCAGGATTCTTCAAGATCACGCACGCTCGCCTCAACAAGCGCTTGAAGGTGGCGGTGTTCCGTGCGCTGTTGAGCCAGGAAGTGCTCTTCTTCGAGGAGAACGATCCAG GAAGTCTTTGTTCCCGCCTGCACTCGGACGTGCACCGGATGAGCCTGACGGTGGCGCTGAACGCCAACGCGGCACTGCGCAGCTCAGTCAAGGCCGTCCTCATGCTGGCGGCCATGTCGTGTCTGTCGCCCGCGTTGACGGCGCTGGCGTGCGTCGAGATCTTCGCCGTGGCCGCTGTGCAGAAACGACAAGTCCGCCGCGACAAG GAATCGAAGGAGCAGACGCAGGACAGCCTGGCTCGCCTCCAGAAGCTGAGTCATCAGTCGCTGGCCGGAATCCGCACCGTCCGAAGCTTCCGCGGCCAATCGGACGAAGCCCGAAGATTCCGCCGAGAGCTGGAAACGCTGCGAGACGTCAGGACGCGAGCGGCGCGACACAAAGCCGTCTTTGTCCTCCTGCGGAGG TTGGGCGGTTTGCTCACCAAGACGGCGACGCTGCTGGCGGCTCGCTCCCTGGCGTCGGGCGGGCGGCTGAGCGTCGGGACCCTCTTGACCTTCCTGTTGTTCCGGAAGCCCATGTCGCACAACCTCAAG GAGATATTTGTGAGCTGCGGTGACACGCTGGCCACGGCGGGCATCATCTCCAAAGTCTTCGGCTACCTGGACCGGTCGCCCAAACGCCGCCCGGACGGCTGCCTGGCTCCCGACGCGCTGCGGGGCACCGTCGAGTTCCGAAACGTCACTTTCGGGTACCCTTCCGTGCCGTGGGACAAACCGGCGCTGAAG GACGTGTCCATGGTGCTGGAGGCGGGAAAGGTGACCGCCCTGGTGGGACCGTCGGGCAGCGGGAAGACTTCCCTCGTGGGACTCCTCAAGCGACTCTACGAACCTCAGCGAGGGACCATCCTGATGGACGGACAGCCGCTGCACGCGTACCACAACGCGTACCTGCATCGCAAG GTGGTTTCGGTCTCCCAGAATCCGGTTCTGCTGCGCGGCTCGCTGCGTTACAACGTGGAGTACAGCCTAGAAGACTGCGACTTCAGGCGGGTGCGAGAGGTCGCCGTCAAGATCAAAGCGTACGAGTTGCTGGCCAAGCTGGAGGCAAACTACCACGCAG TTTCTGCCCACTTCCCTCCATTTCCTGTCTACTTCCTATCCACGACCTGTCCACGTGTGGCACGCAGATGTGGGCGAGGGCGGCGGGCGTCTGTCGGAGGGCGAGAAGCAGAGCCTGGCGCTGGTGCGGGCACTGGTGCGGGAACCGCGTGTCCTCCTCCTGGACGAGGCCACCAGCCACATGGACGTCCGCGCGCAACAGGCC gtcctCGAGGAGGTTCTCGGTTGCGGGTGTACGGTCCTGATGGTGGCGCACCGTCTGGACAGCGCCGAGCGAGCCGACCGCGTCGTCTTCATGGAGGACGGCGTGGTGACGGAGGAGGGGACGCACGCGCAGCTAATGGCCAGGAGGGGGCGCTACCACAGACTCAGGGAGGAGCTCTTCAACCGCACCGCTCCCTCCGTCACTTTCGACCCGTAGGCCGTTCGGCGTTATGCAAAGCAGTCGCCGCCGACGACGACCATGTGACTGGCTTCCATGGGACACGCCCACCAGAGAAACAAATAGAGGAACTCTATTAA
- the LOC133417718 gene encoding antigen peptide transporter 2-like isoform X2 — protein MSSLVLLAFPLLLVDVLLTWTFCSGLPLPGGLGAAEQWASAALKYVLLHVVARMAAAGKQRAAAYGLAALLALLPAVLRSCRDLAGAPAEPGGPPGTGGALRPALCSVLSFLVWEAGFGGDGGSTREGEPRPDARRLLARLLQYVRADFLFLSAGFVFIILTVACDTSVPLFQGKVTDVLRGGTLDADFYCGVAMLACFSVGSCVFSGLRSGFFKITHARLNKRLKVAVFRALLSQEVLFFEENDPGSLCSRLHSDVHRMSLTVALNANAALRSSVKAVLMLAAMSCLSPALTALACVEIFAVAAVQKRQVRRDKESKEQTQDSLARLQKLSHQSLAGIRTVRSFRGQSDEARRFRRELETLRDVRTRAARHKAVFVLLRRLGGLLTKTATLLAARSLASGGRLSVGTLLTFLLFRKPMSHNLKEIFVSCGDTLATAGIISKVFGYLDRSPKRRPDGCLAPDALRGTVEFRNVTFGYPSVPWDKPALKDVSMVLEAGKVTALVGPSGSGKTSLVGLLKRLYEPQRGTILMDGQPLHAYHNAYLHRKVVSVSQNPVLLRGSLRYNVEYSLEDCDFRRVREVAVKIKAYELLAKLEANYHADVGEGGGRLSEGEKQSLALVRALVREPRVLLLDEATSHMDVRAQQAVLEEVLGCGCTVLMVAHRLDSAERADRVVFMEDGVVTEEGTHAQLMARRGRYHRLREELFNRTAPSVTFDP, from the exons ATGTCTTCGCTCGTGCTTCTTGCGTTCCCGCTGCTGCTGGTGGACGTGTTGCTCACGTGGACCTTCTGCAGCGGTCTTCCGCTCCCGGGCGGCCTCGGCGCGGCGGAGCAGTGGGCTTCGGCGGCCCTCAAGTACGTGCTCCTTCACGTCGTGGCGCGCATGGCGGCGGCCGGGAAGCAACGGGCGGCGGCGTACGGGCTGGCCGCGCTGCTCGCCCTCCTGCCGGCCGTCCTCCGAAGTTGCCGTGACCTGGCGGGGGCCCCCGCGGAGCCCGGCGGGCCCCCCGGGACGGGCGGCGCCCTGCGGCCGGCGCTGTGCTCGGTGCTGAGTTTTCTGGTTTGGGAGGCGGGCTTCGGCGGCGACGGCGGGTCGACGCGGGAGGGCGAGCCGCGACCGGATGCTCGCCGCCTGCTCGCCAGGCTGCTTCAGTACGTCAGAGCCGACTTCCTCTTCCTGTCTGCGGGCTTCGTCTTCATCATCCTCACCGTGGCCT GCGACACGTCGGTGCCGCTGTTCCAGGGCAAGGTGACGGACGTGCTCCGAGGCGGAACGCTCGACGCCGACTTCTACTGTGGCGTGGCGATGCTGGCGTGCTTCTCTGTGGGCAG CTGCGTTTTCTCGGGCCTGAGGTCAGGATTCTTCAAGATCACGCACGCTCGCCTCAACAAGCGCTTGAAGGTGGCGGTGTTCCGTGCGCTGTTGAGCCAGGAAGTGCTCTTCTTCGAGGAGAACGATCCAG GAAGTCTTTGTTCCCGCCTGCACTCGGACGTGCACCGGATGAGCCTGACGGTGGCGCTGAACGCCAACGCGGCACTGCGCAGCTCAGTCAAGGCCGTCCTCATGCTGGCGGCCATGTCGTGTCTGTCGCCCGCGTTGACGGCGCTGGCGTGCGTCGAGATCTTCGCCGTGGCCGCTGTGCAGAAACGACAAGTCCGCCGCGACAAG GAATCGAAGGAGCAGACGCAGGACAGCCTGGCTCGCCTCCAGAAGCTGAGTCATCAGTCGCTGGCCGGAATCCGCACCGTCCGAAGCTTCCGCGGCCAATCGGACGAAGCCCGAAGATTCCGCCGAGAGCTGGAAACGCTGCGAGACGTCAGGACGCGAGCGGCGCGACACAAAGCCGTCTTTGTCCTCCTGCGGAGG TTGGGCGGTTTGCTCACCAAGACGGCGACGCTGCTGGCGGCTCGCTCCCTGGCGTCGGGCGGGCGGCTGAGCGTCGGGACCCTCTTGACCTTCCTGTTGTTCCGGAAGCCCATGTCGCACAACCTCAAG GAGATATTTGTGAGCTGCGGTGACACGCTGGCCACGGCGGGCATCATCTCCAAAGTCTTCGGCTACCTGGACCGGTCGCCCAAACGCCGCCCGGACGGCTGCCTGGCTCCCGACGCGCTGCGGGGCACCGTCGAGTTCCGAAACGTCACTTTCGGGTACCCTTCCGTGCCGTGGGACAAACCGGCGCTGAAG GACGTGTCCATGGTGCTGGAGGCGGGAAAGGTGACCGCCCTGGTGGGACCGTCGGGCAGCGGGAAGACTTCCCTCGTGGGACTCCTCAAGCGACTCTACGAACCTCAGCGAGGGACCATCCTGATGGACGGACAGCCGCTGCACGCGTACCACAACGCGTACCTGCATCGCAAG GTGGTTTCGGTCTCCCAGAATCCGGTTCTGCTGCGCGGCTCGCTGCGTTACAACGTGGAGTACAGCCTAGAAGACTGCGACTTCAGGCGGGTGCGAGAGGTCGCCGTCAAGATCAAAGCGTACGAGTTGCTGGCCAAGCTGGAGGCAAACTACCACGCAG ATGTGGGCGAGGGCGGCGGGCGTCTGTCGGAGGGCGAGAAGCAGAGCCTGGCGCTGGTGCGGGCACTGGTGCGGGAACCGCGTGTCCTCCTCCTGGACGAGGCCACCAGCCACATGGACGTCCGCGCGCAACAGGCC gtcctCGAGGAGGTTCTCGGTTGCGGGTGTACGGTCCTGATGGTGGCGCACCGTCTGGACAGCGCCGAGCGAGCCGACCGCGTCGTCTTCATGGAGGACGGCGTGGTGACGGAGGAGGGGACGCACGCGCAGCTAATGGCCAGGAGGGGGCGCTACCACAGACTCAGGGAGGAGCTCTTCAACCGCACCGCTCCCTCCGTCACTTTCGACCCGTAG